A window from Balearica regulorum gibbericeps isolate bBalReg1 chromosome 1, bBalReg1.pri, whole genome shotgun sequence encodes these proteins:
- the GJA3 gene encoding gap junction alpha-3 protein yields MGDWSFLGRLLENAQEHSTVIGKVWLTVLFIFRILVLGAAAEEVWGDEQSDFTCNTQQPGCENVCYDKAFPISHIRFWVLQIIFVSTPTLIYLGHVLHIVRMEEKRKEKEELKKKASIKDSNYPGAAASGGGGEGGSNNIKDLLGKKGKEKLPIRDERGRIRMGGALLRTYVFNIIFKTLFEVGFIVGQYFLYGFELKPVYQCSRSPCPHTVDCFISRPTEKTIFIIFMLVVASVSLLLNMLEIYHLGWKKLKQGMTSRYSLEMPVATMTPVMVTGESKPVALPPPAPPVVVTTAVPPPVLPDTRAVTPLLAPVTMTPYYATAAPRPRPPSNMASMASYPVAPSATEERRRAVTPTPISTPVTIPTPIPTPTPAVINYFNSNSHVLAAGQNWVNMAAEQQGKVPSSSAGSTTPSSVRHPLPEQELPLEQLFPPPAGPPVAAANSGSSTSLSGASGSKWDVEGEEELSEERPISAACTTVEMHEPPLLVDTRRLSRASKSSSCRARSDDLAV; encoded by the coding sequence ATGGGTGACTGGAGCTTTCTGGGGAGACTCTTAGAGAATGCGCAGGAGCACTCCACAGTTATTGGCAAGGTTTGGCTGACGGTACTGTTTATCTTCAGGATACtggtgctgggggctgctgctgaggaggtCTGGGGAGACGAGCAGTCAGACTTTACATGCAACACTCAGCAACCTGGTTGCGAAAATGTCTGCTATGACAAAGCCTTCCCCATTTCTCACATCCGCTTCTGGGTGCTGCAGATCATTTTTGTTTCCACTCCAACCCTCATCTACTTGGGCCATGTGCTGCACATTGTGCGcatggaggagaagaggaaagagaaagaagagctgaaaaagaagGCAAGCATCAAAGACAGCAACtacccaggagcagcagcatctggtggtggtggtgaaggagGCAGCAATAACATCAAGGATCTTCTTGGcaaaaaggggaaggagaagctcCCGATTCGTGATGAACGTGGTAGAATCCGTATGGGGGGTGCCCTGCTCCGTACCTACGTCTTCAACATAATTTTCAAGACACTGTTTGAGGTGGGCTTCATTGTGGGCCAATACTTCCTATATGGCTTTGAGCTAAAGCCAGTCTACCAGTGCAGCCGCTCACCTTGCCCACATACTGTGGACTGCTTCATCTCAAGGCCCACTGAGAAGAccatcttcatcatcttcatgttGGTCGTGGCCTCTGTTTCCCTGCTGCTCAACATGCTTGAAATATATCACTTGGGGTGGAAGAAGCTTAAGCAGGGCATGACAAGCCGGTACAGCCTTGAGATGCCTGTCGCAACAATGACACCAGTCATGGTAACAGGGGAGTCCAAACCTGTTGCCCTtccaccaccagcaccacccGTGGTGGTAACGACTGCTGTGCCCCCCCCTGTTCTGCCTGACACCCGTGCTGTCACACCGCTGCTGGCTCCGGTGACCATGACACCGTATTATGCTACGGCTGCTCCAAGACCACGGCCCCCCTCCAACATGGCCTCCATGGCCAGCTACCCTGTTGCTCCATCAGCTACTGAGGAGAGGCGCCGTGCTGTGACTCCCACGCCTATCTCCACTCCTGTCACCATCCCGACCCCCATCCCCACGCCCACGCCAGCCGTCATCAACTACTTCAACAGCAACAGCCATGTCCTAGCAGCTGGGCAGAACTGGGTCAACatggcagctgagcagcaggggAAGGTGCCCTCCAGCTCAGCAGGCTCCACTACTCCCAGCAGTGTCCGGCATCCCCTTCCCGAGCAGGAATTGCCGCTGGAGCAGCTATTCCCACCCCCAGCTGGGCCTCCTGTTGCTGCAGCCAACAgtggcagcagcaccagcctgaGCGGGGCAAGTGGCAGCAAGTGGGATGTGGAGGGTGAGGAGGAGCTGTCAGAGGAACGGCCCATCTCAGCTGCCTGCACCACCGTGGAGATGCATGAGCCACCGCTGCTTGTAGACACACGGCGCTTGAGCAGGGCCAGTAAGTcgagcagctgcagagccaggtCAGATGACCTGGCCGTGTAG